From Streptomyces sp. NBC_00690, a single genomic window includes:
- a CDS encoding MMPL family transporter has product MFERIAELVIRRARLILVIAVVAVALMGVAGTGAFGKLLDGGYEDPASQSTRAGEVIGEKFGGETNLVLLVRPSEGRVDTPAAERNGRALVADLKKERHLENVISYWDTDNPDLRSKDGRDALVLAHVKGDETEQSKNAKTIIAAYTGTYEDALTVRAGGGAAVGDEMGTQVGEDLILAEAIAVPLTLVLLLLVFGSVVAALLPLVIGLIAVIGTFAELFLLGSVTDVSVFAINLTTALGLGLGIDYALLMVSRFREQLAAGESVEDAVRRTVSTAGRTVAFSAATVAAALGALLVFPQYFLRSFGYAGIGVVAIAAISTLFVMPALFVVLGHRVNSGRLPWANRQRSETRGRAWGRLARTVMRRPALTALPVLAVLLLAASPLLGITFGTPDERVLPEDAQSRQVASVLEKSFNGNDEAALHVVIDKQVGKAPLETYAVALSGLKGVARVETSGGTYTDGTPTTNGPANAALGRPDAQRINVVSALSPKSDEAQRLVEQVRAVTPPDGSGALVGGVDAVLVDSKDSIGDRLPLAVVLVALTTFVLLFLFTGSVVQPLRALLLNLISLGATLGVMTWIFQDGNLSSLLGFTPQPMNVSMTVLMFCVAFGLSMDYEVFVTSRIKELHDLGEDNESAVANGLGHTGRIVTAAALLLAVSFFAFGTAQLSFLQMFGLGSGLAILIDAVAVRGVLVPAAMRLLGRSAWYAPRFLRKLHERYGLSEGGPAPTPVPEPVTGAPYLKDSTKV; this is encoded by the coding sequence GTGTTTGAACGCATAGCCGAACTGGTGATACGCCGGGCCCGGTTGATACTTGTCATCGCGGTGGTGGCTGTGGCCCTCATGGGTGTTGCGGGCACCGGTGCGTTCGGCAAGCTGCTGGACGGCGGATATGAGGACCCGGCCTCGCAGTCCACCCGGGCGGGGGAGGTCATCGGCGAGAAGTTCGGAGGGGAGACGAACCTCGTCCTGCTGGTCCGTCCCTCCGAAGGCCGGGTCGACACCCCGGCCGCCGAGCGGAACGGTCGGGCCCTGGTTGCCGACCTCAAGAAGGAGCGGCACCTGGAGAACGTGATCTCGTACTGGGACACGGACAACCCCGACCTCCGCTCCAAGGACGGCCGCGATGCCCTGGTGCTCGCCCATGTGAAGGGTGACGAAACCGAGCAGAGCAAGAACGCCAAGACCATCATCGCCGCCTATACCGGAACGTACGAAGACGCCCTGACGGTCCGGGCGGGCGGCGGCGCCGCAGTGGGCGACGAGATGGGAACCCAGGTGGGCGAAGACCTCATCCTGGCCGAAGCCATCGCCGTGCCCCTGACCCTCGTGCTTCTCCTGCTCGTCTTCGGCAGTGTCGTCGCGGCCCTGCTGCCGCTGGTCATCGGATTGATCGCCGTCATCGGCACGTTCGCCGAACTCTTCCTGCTCGGCAGCGTCACCGACGTCTCCGTCTTCGCGATCAACCTGACCACCGCACTGGGCCTCGGCCTCGGCATCGACTACGCCCTGTTGATGGTCAGCCGGTTCCGCGAGCAACTCGCGGCAGGGGAGAGCGTGGAGGACGCCGTCCGGCGGACGGTGAGCACCGCCGGCCGTACGGTCGCCTTCTCCGCCGCGACCGTGGCTGCCGCACTCGGAGCACTCCTGGTGTTCCCCCAGTACTTCCTGCGTTCGTTCGGATACGCCGGGATCGGCGTCGTCGCCATCGCGGCCATCAGCACCCTGTTCGTGATGCCGGCCCTGTTCGTCGTCCTGGGGCACCGGGTCAACAGCGGTCGGCTGCCATGGGCGAACCGGCAGCGCTCCGAGACCCGCGGGCGCGCCTGGGGGCGACTGGCCCGCACTGTCATGCGGCGGCCCGCACTCACCGCGCTGCCCGTGCTTGCGGTGCTGCTCCTCGCGGCGAGCCCGCTGTTGGGCATCACCTTCGGCACACCGGACGAACGCGTGCTTCCCGAGGACGCCCAGAGCCGCCAGGTCGCGTCGGTGCTGGAGAAGAGCTTCAACGGCAATGACGAAGCGGCGCTGCACGTCGTCATCGACAAGCAGGTGGGCAAGGCCCCCTTGGAGACCTACGCGGTCGCACTGTCCGGGCTCAAGGGGGTCGCCCGCGTCGAGACCAGCGGCGGAACCTACACCGACGGAACGCCCACGACGAACGGCCCCGCCAACGCAGCCCTCGGCCGCCCCGACGCGCAGCGGATCAACGTCGTGAGCGCACTGTCCCCGAAGTCGGACGAGGCCCAGCGACTGGTCGAGCAGGTCAGGGCGGTCACTCCGCCCGACGGATCAGGCGCTCTGGTGGGCGGAGTCGACGCCGTACTGGTCGACTCCAAGGACTCCATCGGCGATCGGCTTCCCCTCGCAGTGGTCCTGGTCGCCCTCACCACTTTCGTCCTACTCTTCCTCTTCACCGGCAGCGTCGTGCAACCGCTGCGTGCGCTGCTGCTCAACCTGATCAGCCTGGGGGCCACCCTCGGCGTCATGACCTGGATCTTCCAGGACGGCAACCTCTCCTCCCTGCTCGGTTTCACACCACAGCCGATGAACGTGTCGATGACCGTGCTGATGTTCTGCGTCGCCTTCGGCCTCTCGATGGACTACGAGGTGTTCGTCACCAGCCGGATCAAGGAACTCCACGATCTGGGTGAGGACAATGAGTCCGCAGTGGCCAACGGTCTCGGACACACGGGACGCATCGTCACCGCGGCGGCCCTGCTGCTCGCGGTGTCCTTCTTCGCCTTCGGGACGGCCCAACTCAGCTTCCTGCAGATGTTCGGGCTGGGCAGCGGGCTGGCCATCCTCATCGACGCCGTCGCCGTACGCGGGGTCCTGGTCCCCGCCGCGATGCGCCTACTCGGCCGCTCAGCCTGGTACGCGCCCCGCTTCCTGCGCAAGCTCCACGAGCGGTACGGCCTCAGCGAGGGCGGGCCCGCGCCCACTCCCGTGCCGGAGCCCGTGACCGGGGCGCCGTACCTGAAGGACTCGACCAAGGTCTGA
- a CDS encoding DUF6630 family protein — MPGTDASRTSLAAIAELLAPARPAVAEQVLRAHDDPTGYVRAHAARLADRGIDGPVPDLPWIALIDALDEHRLLAEFDWKEDPEEIRGQLVGLASRPSVDPWVLLDADEMLLPTEAFLHGCGRHYREIGAALAVLDIQSDCYPVVCLRGSRADELVSLATCAGFTADVLGAR, encoded by the coding sequence ATGCCCGGAACCGATGCGAGTCGCACCTCCCTGGCAGCCATCGCGGAGCTCCTTGCACCCGCTCGTCCAGCCGTCGCCGAGCAGGTGCTGCGTGCGCACGACGACCCCACGGGATATGTCCGCGCCCACGCTGCACGGCTGGCGGACCGGGGCATCGACGGGCCCGTCCCGGACCTGCCCTGGATAGCGCTCATCGACGCGCTCGACGAGCACCGGCTGCTCGCGGAGTTCGACTGGAAGGAGGACCCGGAGGAGATCCGGGGCCAGCTGGTAGGGCTTGCGTCCCGTCCGTCCGTGGACCCCTGGGTGCTGCTCGACGCCGATGAAATGCTCCTGCCGACCGAAGCGTTCCTTCATGGCTGTGGTCGGCACTATCGCGAGATCGGCGCCGCCCTTGCCGTCCTCGACATCCAATCGGACTGCTACCCGGTGGTGTGCCTACGCGGTTCACGGGCCGATGAGTTGGTGTCCCTCGCGACCTGTGCGGGCTTCACCGCGGACGTCCTCGGAGCTCGGTGA
- a CDS encoding MbtH family protein, giving the protein MSTNPFDDDNGRFHVLVNEEDQHSLWPTFAAVPDGWRIVLNDDTRAACLEYVEENWTDMRPRSLQRAMAED; this is encoded by the coding sequence ATGAGCACCAATCCGTTCGACGATGACAACGGGCGCTTCCATGTGCTGGTCAATGAGGAGGACCAGCACTCGCTGTGGCCCACCTTCGCGGCCGTCCCGGACGGCTGGCGCATCGTCCTCAACGATGACACCCGCGCCGCATGCCTTGAGTACGTGGAGGAGAACTGGACCGATATGCGGCCCCGGAGCCTTCAGCGGGCCATGGCTGAGGACTGA
- a CDS encoding lysine N(6)-hydroxylase/L-ornithine N(5)-oxygenase family protein — METREPEMYDVVGIGFGPSNLSLAVALEEQQTPLKAIFFERQPTLSWHRGMLMSGTKMQVSFLKDLATFRNPVSEFSFVSYLHAKGRLARFVNNQDFFPSRQEFHSYLEWAAAKVAHRVSYNSRVTAVQLPQAYGEGPARHVRLAVDDPVRPGGVRVVEARNIVVSTGLVPRMPTGIERGESVWHSSEFLHRFRERGSAGLKRVAVVGAGQSAAEIVRFLHDNARDATVSAILPSYGYSIADNTPFANQVFDPNATDEFYRGSDRSKDAIWHYHKNTNYSVVDDEVLSDLYQRAYADEVSEEGRLDFVNLARVVDVKHGANDTRVTVHSLAADESYDLDVDVLVCATGYHPMDPSEILGSVGDHCLRDAEGRYRVTRDYRLATTDALSCGIYLQGGTEHTHGLSSSLLSNLAVRSGEITNSILERRVAAAAAADQAAEEEEGIRV, encoded by the coding sequence GTGGAAACGCGTGAACCTGAAATGTACGACGTCGTGGGAATCGGATTCGGGCCCTCGAACCTTTCGCTCGCCGTGGCGCTGGAGGAGCAGCAGACACCGTTGAAGGCCATCTTCTTCGAGCGACAACCGACGCTCAGCTGGCACCGCGGCATGCTGATGTCCGGCACGAAGATGCAGGTCTCCTTTCTCAAGGACCTGGCCACCTTCCGCAATCCCGTCTCAGAGTTCAGTTTCGTTTCCTACCTCCACGCAAAGGGGCGGTTGGCACGGTTCGTCAACAACCAGGACTTCTTTCCGTCCCGGCAGGAATTCCACTCCTACCTGGAATGGGCCGCGGCGAAGGTGGCGCATCGCGTCTCCTACAACTCTCGTGTCACGGCGGTCCAGTTGCCCCAGGCGTATGGCGAGGGTCCGGCACGCCATGTGCGACTGGCGGTGGACGATCCGGTACGGCCCGGCGGCGTCCGGGTGGTCGAAGCACGCAACATCGTCGTCTCCACCGGCCTCGTGCCACGCATGCCCACCGGGATCGAGCGCGGTGAGTCGGTCTGGCACAGCTCGGAGTTCCTGCACCGGTTCAGGGAGCGCGGTAGTGCCGGGCTGAAGCGCGTGGCGGTCGTCGGCGCGGGCCAGAGCGCCGCGGAGATCGTCCGCTTTCTGCACGACAACGCGCGGGACGCCACGGTCTCGGCGATCCTCCCTTCGTACGGCTACTCCATCGCGGACAACACCCCCTTCGCGAACCAGGTCTTCGATCCGAACGCGACCGACGAGTTCTATCGGGGCTCGGACCGCTCGAAGGACGCGATCTGGCACTACCACAAGAACACCAACTACTCAGTCGTCGACGACGAGGTGCTCAGTGACCTCTATCAGCGTGCGTACGCCGATGAGGTGAGCGAAGAGGGTCGGTTGGACTTCGTCAACCTGGCCAGGGTCGTGGACGTCAAGCACGGCGCGAACGACACCCGGGTGACGGTGCACTCCCTGGCCGCGGACGAATCGTACGACCTCGACGTCGACGTGCTGGTCTGCGCCACCGGCTACCACCCGATGGACCCCTCCGAGATCCTCGGCAGCGTGGGCGACCACTGCCTGCGGGACGCCGAGGGCAGATACCGCGTCACCCGTGACTACCGACTGGCCACTACGGACGCCCTGAGTTGCGGGATCTATCTACAGGGCGGCACCGAGCACACCCACGGACTATCGTCGTCCCTGCTGTCGAACCTGGCCGTCAGAAGCGGCGAGATCACGAATTCCATCCTGGAAAGGCGCGTTGCCGCAGCAGCAGCCGCAGACCAGGCGGCCGAGGAAGAAGAGGGGATCCGCGTATGA